Part of the Halopenitus persicus genome is shown below.
GCGGACTTCGAGGCGGACGACCGCGCCCAGGGGATCCCGCCGATCGGGACCGATCTGATACGCGGCTGGCTGACCGGGCTCGAGGGCATCCACGTGGTCGCCGACCACCGGGGCGAACCGGTCGGTCACGCGGTTCTCGTGCCGGTCGACGGGGAGACGCTCGAACTCGCGATCTTCGTCCACCCCGACTACCAGGGCGCCACGATCGGGACGCGAACCCTGGGCGAACTCCTCGACTGTGGCGCCGCGGCCGACGCGACCGCGGTCGAGTTGCACGTCGAACGGTCGAACGACGCGGCGATCGCGTTATACCGGAAGTACGGCTTCACCGCCGAGGAAACCCGGTCGATGGAACTTCGAATGCGTCGTCCGCTCGTCACGCCGCCGGTCGCGTGACCGGCTACGGCTCGGGGCGACTCGGTCCCGCTCGACTCCTTTCCTCCCTGACCCACTCACCTGCTCTCCGATCGACGCCCGCCTCTCTTGACCGGCCACGGGACTGACCGGTGCTCCGGTATTGCGTCGATTACCCATACGTCGCGGTATATATCTAACAATATACCTATTAAGCGGGTTATTTGTGCTGGCCGGGATATCCCTCCCGTATGCCACAGGAGATCGGCCCACTGCGTCCGATCTGTGGCTCCGTTCGTCCGATCGACGACGGGATGAGTTCCGGTTTCATCCGGCAAATATATCCCATAAATGATGGTTCCTTCGGCGCGAACGGCCGCGGTGGAATC
Proteins encoded:
- a CDS encoding GNAT family N-acetyltransferase: MIRLRTVEGDPPDVDALVGMYADFEADDRAQGIPPIGTDLIRGWLTGLEGIHVVADHRGEPVGHAVLVPVDGETLELAIFVHPDYQGATIGTRTLGELLDCGAAADATAVELHVERSNDAAIALYRKYGFTAEETRSMELRMRRPLVTPPVA